Proteins from one Nicotiana tabacum cultivar K326 chromosome 23, ASM71507v2, whole genome shotgun sequence genomic window:
- the LOC107766783 gene encoding BAG family molecular chaperone regulator 3, translated as MSKDLLKMKTKPNKPNGNGLSSSGWEMRPGGMLVQQRSSDSYQSSITVPTIKVKVKYGSSYHEVKISSQATFGELKKMLAGQTGLHPEDQKIFYKEKERDSRGFLDVAGLKDGSKLVLIEDEISREKRFVESRRNAKMENASKEITAIRLDIDKLAKHVANVEMDIYGGKKVTETLILSLIELLMTQLIKLDGITADGDLKLQRRMQVKRVQKYIETLDMLKIRNSALGNHNDKVQMHHKNGIFTGQMPKSMYYNQEQRKRVSFADQRNPGPVVVTTKWETF; from the exons TTGAAAATGAAGactaagccaaataagccaaatgGGAATGGACTTTCATCTTCAGGATGGGAGATGAGGCCAGGAGGAATGTTAGTACAGCAAAGAAGTTCTGATTCCTATCAAAGTTCCATTACAGTTCCAACCATTAAAGTCAAAGTCAAATATGGTTCATCTTATCATGAAGTCAAAATCAGTTCACAAGCAACTTTTG GGGAATTGAAGAAAATGCTAGCAGGTCAAACTGGATTACATCCTGAAGATCAGAAAATATTTtacaaggaaaaagaaagagattcAAGAGGTTTTCTTGATGTTGCTGGTTTAAAAGATGGATCAAAACTTGTACTAATTGAGGATGAGATAAGCAGAGAAAAGAGGTTTGTTGAATCAAGAAGAAATGCAAAAATGGAGAATGCATCAAAGGAAATCACAGCAATTAGACTTGATATTGATAAACTTGCTAAGCAT GTTGCTAATGTTGAAATGGACATTTATGGTGGCAAGAAAGTAACAGAAACTTTGATATTGAGTTTGATTGAATTGTTGATGACACAATTGATAAAATTAGATGGAATTACTGCTGATGGTGATCTCAAGTTGCAGAGAAGAATGCAG GTGAAAAGGGTGCAAAAATACATAGAGACACTAGACATGTTGAAAATAAGAAATTCAGCCCTTGGAAATCACAATGACAAAGTGCAAATGCACCACAAAAATGGAATATTCACAGGGCAAATGCCAAAATCCATGTACTATAATCAAGAACAGAGGAAGAGGGTTAGTTTTGCTGATCAGAGAAATCCAGGGCCAGTTGTGGTTACAACAAAATGGGAAACTTTCTAA